A window of Sagittula sp. P11 genomic DNA:
ACCAGGGCGAGGGTCCTTTGCAACGCCTCGCCGCCTCCGTCGGTAAGCCCTTGCGTCAGGCATGGACAATCCCTTCCCCGAGAAACATGTTGTCGGCATGGAACAGGCGGCACGGCCCGGTGTGGGCATCTTCTGGATGGTTGTCACGGGGCTGTGCTTCGTTGGTGTGACCGCGTTGGTGAAGGCCCTGGGCGACCGGATTCCGGCGGTGGAAGCTGCCTTCCTGCGCTTCCTGCTTGGCCTCGTCTTTCTTGCGCCGATGTGGCGGGATCTGCATCAGGCGACATTCACGCGCAAACTGTGGGGCCTGTTCCTTCTTCGGGGCGGCATGCACACGGTCGGCGTGGCGCTCTGGTTCTATGCCATGACACGCATCCCGCTCGCCGAGGTCACGGCGATGAACTACCTAAACCCGGTCTACGTGACCGTGCTGGCGGTGTTTTTCCTGGGCGAGCGGCTTGCGGTCCGGCGTGTCGGCGCAATTGTCGCTGCCCTCGTGGGGGCCATGCTGATCCTGCGGCCCGGGTTTCGCGAACTCGATCCCGGGCACTACGCCATGCTGGTCACGGCGCTGGTGTTCGGCGGCTCCTACCTGCTGGCCAAGATCCTGTCGAGCGAGGTGCGCCCCTCGGTCGTGGTCATCATGATGTCGCTGACGGTGACGGTCGGGCTGGCGCCCATGGCGCTCTCGGTCTGGGTCTGGCCCACCTGGACCGAGCTGGCCCTGCTGTTCGGCGTAGCCTGTTTCGCCACTGGCGGTCACTACGCCATGACGCTGGCCTTCGTGGCGGCCCCCGTGACGGTGACGCAGCCGGTCACCTTCCTCCAGCTTGTCTGGTCGGTGCTGATCGGCGCGATGTTCTTCGCGGAGCCGGTCGACCTGTGGGTGGTCGCGGGCGGGTCGGTCATCATGGCGGCCGTGATCTTCATCACCTGGCGGGAGGCGGTGCTGAAGCGGCGCATCACACCGGTCGTTTCGGAAACGAAGCTGTAGTCAGCGGACCTTTGTTGCGAGAACGCGAAAAATCCCCGCGGTGGACGCATTCGCGCCGCAATACGTGAGCAACACTTGACGTAGCGAAAGCTTGCTACAGGAGAGAGTGATATGTTTGCAGAGAACAAGTTGACCGAGAACATGGCCGAGATCGAGGCCTTCCTGCTGCGCGAACGGGGCAAGGCCCTGTCCGATGCGGAATGGCGGTTCCGGATGAAGGGCTACGGCTACAACCTCCGCCGCACGGATGTCGGCGTCGAGGTGTCGCGCCTGCCGCAGAACCGCGTGCTGGGAACGCTTGCCCTCTGAGACAGGGACCTGCGGAACCGGGGCTGAGCAGGTCCGCGGGCCTGTGGCGGCGCACCGTTCCCCGAAGTCCGGACACATGGCTCCATGCGATCCGCCTTGGCGGTTTGGATGGGCCGCGCTGATGGCGCCCGGGACCCGGCGATTGGCCTGACTTGGTTTTTAGCCATGCGTCCCAGACAACGCTTCTTGATTGACTCATCAGTCAACAAAAGGCAAACCCTGACCCATGCCAAAGCTGGGACAGGAACCGATACGGCGCAGGGCGCTGGTGGCAGCCACGGTCGCTGAGATCGGGGCCAAGGGGTCGCTCGACGTGACGGTCGGGCAGATCGCCAAACGCGCCGGCATGTCCACCGCCCTGGCCCACCACTATTTCGGCGGCAAGACGGACATCTTCCTCGCCGCCATGCGTCACATCCTTTCCGAATACGGCGCCGAAGTGCGCGCTGCCCTGGCCACCGCGCGCAAGGGCAGGCGGCTGGAAGCGCTGATCGAGGCGAACTTTGCCGAGAGCTGCTTCGAGCGGCCCACCATTTCGGCTTGGCTCAGCTTCTACGGCATGGCGCAGAGCGAACCGGGCGCGCGGCGCCTGCTGTCGGTCTATCACGCGCGGCTCCGTTCGAACCTGCGGCACGCCCTGCGCGGCCGCTGCAAGGAGCCGGAGCTGGTGGCCGAGCAGATCGGCGCGCTCATCGACGGCGTCTACCTGCGCGCGGCGTTGTCCGGCCGAGGCATCGGCGGCGCGGCGGACGAGGTGATCCGCGCGGCGCACGCCCTGATGCACGGACCGTCCGAAGGACGCGGCTGATGACCCGTAACCTGTCCTTTTCGTCTGGCTTCCTGACGGAGCCGGTTCCGGTCCCAATCCGGACGGGCGCAAGACCAATTCGCCGGTGAATTGCCGGTACGACCTCGCGGCACCGGCGGCCTCGTCCGGCGGCGCCATTTTTCTGGACTGAACACATCCCCGCCGGAGGCATCCGGCCTTGCCGGGCGACAGCCTGCAAGCCTTGAAGGAAGACGGACATGTTGGCGGATTATGTCGTGGTGGGTGCTGGGTCGGCAGGCTGCGCGCTGACCTACCGGCTGGTGGAAGCCGGGCATTCGGTCATCGTGATCGAGCATGGCGGCTCCGACTGGGGGCCTTTCATCAACATGCCCGGCGCGCTCAGCTACCCGATGAACATGAAGCGCTACGACTGGGGTTTCCGGACCGAGCCGGAGCCGCACCTCGGCGGCCGCCGGATGGCCTGTCCGCGCGGCAAGGTGCTGGGCGGATCGTCCTCGATCAACGGCATGATCTACGTGCGCGGTCACGCGCTGGACTATGAACACTGGGCCGAGCAGGGCGCCGACGGCTGGGGCTATTCCGACGTGTTGCCCTACTTCCGGCGCATGGAAGACTGGCATCACGGCGGCCATGGCGGCGATCCGTCCCTGCGCGGTTCCGGCGGTCCGCTGCATGTCACGCGCGGGCGGCGGGACAACCCGCTGGTGCAGGCCTTTGTCGAGGCCGGGCGGCAGGCGGGGTATCCCGTGACCGGCGACTACAACGGCGCACAGCAGGAAGGCTTTGGCGCCTTCGACATGACCGTGTGGCAGGGAGAGCGCTGGTCGGCGGCCAAGGCCTACCTGCGGCCCGCAAAGGCGATGGGGGCCGAGATCGTGCGCGGCCTGGCCCAACGCGTGGTCTTTGAAGACGGCCGCGCCACGGGTGTCGAGATCTCGCGCGGCGGCGCGACCGAGGTGATCCGCGCACGGCGCGAGGTGGTGCTTTCCGCCAGTGCGATCAATTCGCCCAAGCTGCTCATGCTGTCCGGGATCGGCCCCGCGGCGCACCTGTCCGAACATGGTATCGAGGTGCGCGCCGACCGGCCCGGTGTCGGGCGCAACCTTCAGGATCACCTCGAGCTTTATGTCCAGATGACCTCCACCCAGCCGGTGTCGCTGGCCAAGTACTGGAACCTCTGGGGCAAGGCCTGGGTCGGGGCGCAATGGCTGTTCGGCCGGAGCGGGCCCGGTGCGTCCAACCAGTTCGAAAGCGCGGGGTTCATCCGTTCGCGGGCCGGGGTGCAATATCCCGACATCCAGTACCATTTCCTGCCGATCGCCGTGCGTTACGATGGCGCAGTCGCGCCGGAGGGTCACGGGTTCCAGGCCCACACCGGGCCGATGCGGTCGCCGTCGCGCGGGGCGGTGACGCTGCGCTCTGCCGATCCCGGCGAGGCGCCGAAGATCCTGTTCAACTACATGAGCTGCCCGGAGGACTGGGAGGATTTCCGCACCGCGATCCGGCTGACCCGGGAGATCTTTGCGCAAGAGGCTTTTGCGCCCTTCCGCGGGGTCGAGCTTCAGCCGGGCGCCGATGCGCAGACCGACGACGAGCTGGACGATGTGATCCGCGAACACGTTGAGAGCGCGTATCACCCCTGCGGCACCTGCCGGATGGGGCGTGCCGACGACCGCGATACCGTGGTCGATCCGGAGGGACGGGTGATCGGGGTGGAGGGGCTGCGCGTGGCGGACAGCTCGATCTTCCCGCGCATCACCAACGGCAACCTCAATGCGCCGTCGATCATGACGGGCGAGAAGATCGCCGATCACATGCTGGGCAAGCGGCTTCCGCCAGAGGCTGCGACGCCGTGGATTCACCCCGAATGGCAGACGCAGCAGCGTTAACGAAGACTGCAGAAACGCGTTGAACGGGCGGCCGCGTCGCACGTAAATGCAATGTTAAGAATGCTGAAGATCATTGCCCCGTTATGGCGCTTGCCGTGCCGGGGTCCGTCCTTGCCGGAGGCACGGTGGTGAGCGGGCCCGCGCGGGTTCTGGATGGCGCGCGGATCGTGGTGGGCGATACTGTCGTTCGCCTGCGTGGCCTCGAAAGCGTAAACGAGGATCTCTATTGCGGCGACGGTTTAGCCTGCGGGCGGTGGGCCGTAGGCAAGCTGAAAGCGCGCTATGATGGGCGTTTGCTGTCGTGTTTCGGGCATTTCGTGCAGGACGGGGCGGAATTCACGGCGTTTTGCCTCGACGGTCGAGATGACCTCGGTGCGGCGATCCTGCGCAGTGGTCTGGGCTTTGCGACGCTGGACGCGCCCGCGGAGTACCGCGATGCGAGCCACCGGGCGGTGCGTCTGAGGGTCGGACTGCGCGCCTTTGGCGGGGCCGTATCGATGCCCGGGGCAGAGGTGCCCACACCGGACATGAAGGCCAGATTCGGCAACAAGTCCGCGCCTGCGTTAAACACTCTTTAACACAGGTTATTGACTTGGCCGGCGCCGTTCCGATGTTTGCAGGCATGTTCAGACCGTTCCTCGCCGTCCTGTTTTGCCTTGCAATGCCTGCCCATGCGGAGGTCGCCGGAAAGGTGCGCGTGATCGACGGCGACACCTTTGCGATTGGCGAGACGCGGGTCCGGCTGCACGGGATCGACACACCGGAAAGCACGCAGATGTGCGGCGCCCGGGGAGTCAGCCCGTGGCCCTGCGGGGCCTGGGTGTCCGACAAGGTCAGGTCGGTTTACGACGGCGCGGACGCGCGCTGCGCCGAGGTGGACATCGACCGCTATGGCCGCGTCGTGGCGAAGTGTTTCGTCGGCGGCGAAGATGTCGGGCAACACCTCGTGGCGGAAGGGCTGGCGCTGGCCTATGCCAAGTACTCGCAGGATTACCTGACCGACGAATCCTCTGCGCGCGATGCGGGGCGCGGCCTGCATGGCATGGTCTTCGAGCGCCCGGCCCGTTTTCGGGCGGTGCAACGCGACTCCCGTGCAAAGACCGCGGCCTTGGGGCAGGAGGTGCCGGAGGGCTGCCGGATCAAGGGCAACATCAGCAGTTCGGGCGGGACGATGATCTATCACGTCCCCGGCCAGCGCGACTATGACGCGACCGTCATCAGCGAGGCGCGCGGGGAGAGGTGGTTCTGTTCGGAGGATGAGGCGCGCAAGGCCGGGTGGCGACGCGCCATGCGTTGAGCCCGAAATACATGCAGACTTGATGCGCATCAAGGTCGGTGGGGCGTGGCGGCTCTAGTGTCTGGTCGGACGCAAGAGACACAGGAGACGCAAATGTCCCATACGCCCCACGAGCTTTCCGAAGAATTCCCGGAATTCGCCGAGAAGCTGCATGAACTGAAATCCAGCGATGCGCATTTCGCCCGTCTGGCCGAGCAGTACCACGATGTGAACCGCCGCGTGCATCGCGCGGCCACCAACGTGGAACCGATGGAGCAACTGGCCGAAGACCAGCTCCGCAAGGAGCGGGCCATTCTGAAGGACGAGATCTACGCCCTGCTTCGGGACTGATCTGTCCTCAGACGCCCAAAATCATGCAGTGGGTGCCCCGGTGGGGCACCCTTTGTCATTTCAGGTAGGGCTGGATCGCGGAGGTGATCGGTTTCGACAGCGGCTTGGCCGTCGACCCGAAGGTGGCTACCACCGCCCCATCGGGACCGATGAGCACCTTGTTGAAGTTCCACGACGGCTCGAACCCGCTCTGCTGGCGGACCCACTGGTAGAACGGGTGTGCATCCGCGCCGCGCACATGGGTGATGTCGGTCATCGGCAGGGTCAGTCCGAAGTTCACGGCACAGAAATCCGCCACCGCTTCGGCGGTTGCCAGTTCCTGGCGGAAGTCGTCGGAGGGCACGGCGAGGACGACAAGGCCGTCTTCCTTGTGCCGGTCGTAGAGGGTCTGCAGGCCTTCGTATTGCGGGGTGAAGCCGCAGCGCGAGGCGGTGTTGACGACGAGGACCGGCTGGCCCTTCCAGTCGTCGAGGTCGAGCGTCCCGCCGTCGATGCTGTTGAAGGTGAAGCTGGCCGCCGCGAGCGGCGTTGCCAGCAGGCTCAGGAGGAGGGTGGCGGTGCGGATCATCGGGGCGCTCCTGCAGGTGCGGTTTCGTGAGAGATACGTGCGCCGGACCGATCCGGTTTCAAGTTTTCCTGTGAGCGCCCTGTGTCGTCGGGGTGTGAGAAGGCAACCGGCTTCGTGACGCTTGCGTTATATCGCCGAGACGTGCTGCAATTGTCGTCTCAGGGCCGAAATCCGGACGGAGGTGCACGATGGCGGGCGGATGGAGCCGCGATGGCGCGGAAAACGAGCAGATGGAAGCGACGATCCAGGAAGAGCTGGAGCGCATGAAGCTGCGTCGCGCGCCGATCGGCGAGAGCCTGAAGGAATGCGCGGAGTGCGGTGAGGAGATCCCCGAGAAGCGGCGTGTGGCCCTTCCGGGTGTGAAGCTGTGCGTGGATTGTGCGGCGGAGCGTCAGGGGCGCGACGTCAAGCGCGCGGGCATCAATCGCCGCGGATCCAAGGATTCGCAGCTGAAGTGACGGCTTTCAGCCGGTCCCGACCTCTATGAACGGAGCGGATCGGGACGTGACCCGCTCATCTACCTTTATCTCGATATTGTTGCCGTCGGGGTCGATCAGGAAGGCGGCGTAGTAGCCCGGGTGATAGTCCCGGAGACCGGGCGCCCCGTGGTCGAGACCACCGGCGGAAACCCCTTGTGCGTGTGCTGCCTGAACCTCCGCCCGGTTTTTGGCCTGCAGGCAGAGGTGCAGGCCGCGAGTGACCGGACCACCCTGACGGGCAGGGCCGATGTAGAGTTCGTCGATATCGAGGCCATCCGGGCCTTCGCGGACGTGATCCGACAGCCCCAGTGCCGCGAAGAGCGCCATGTAGAAGCGCCGCGAGGCGGGATAGTCCGCGACCCGCAGCGCAACGTGGTCGAGGACGCGCCCGAGTGTGTAACCGGCCCCGGGCGCGTCCTCGCCGCTCATTCTTCCATGGCTTCCAGTTCGTCGATGAAGCCTTCGATCATCGACAGGCCCTTGTCCCAGAACGCCGGATCCGTGGCGTCGAGGCCGAAGGGCGCCAGAAGCTCCTTGTGGTGCTTCGATCCGCCGGCTTTCAGCATGTCGAAATACTTGTCCTGGAAACCCTCCGGCTGCTCCTCGTAAGCGGCGTAGAGTGCGTTCACGAGGCCGTCGCCGAAGGCATAGGCGTAGACGTAGAAGGGCGAGTGCACGAAGTGCGGGATATAGGCCCAGAAGGTCTCGTACCCTTCCATGAAGTCGAAGGCCTCGCCCAGCGATTCCGCCTGTACGGACATCCAGAGCGCGTTGATGTCGTCCGGGGTCAGTTCGCCGCCGCGACGGGCCTCGTGCAGCTTGCACTCGAAGTCGTAGAAGGCGATCTGGCGCACGACCGTGTTGATCATGTCCTCGACCTTGCCGGCCAGCAGGACCTTGCGTTCCTTCTGATCCTTGGCGTTTTCCAGCATCTTGCGGAACGTCAGCATCTCGCCGAACACCGACGCCGTTTCGGCCAGCGTAAGCGGGGTGGAGGCCAGCATCTCGCCCTGATCAGCCGCCAGAACCTGGTGCACGCCGTGGCCCAGTTCGTGCGCTAGCGTCATCACGTCGCGCGGCTTGCCGAGGTAGTTCAGCAGAACGTAGGGGTGCGCGTCCGTCACGGTGGGGTGCGCAAAGGCGCCGGGGGCCTTGCCGGGTTTCACCGCCGCGTCGATCCAGCCCTTTTCGAAGAAGGGGGTCGCGATCTCGCCCATGCGGGGGTCGAAGGCGGTGTAGGCGTCCATGACCATGCTGCGCGCCTCGGGCCATTTGACGATGCGGTCGGTTTCCATCGGCAGCGGCGCGTTGCGGTCCCAGACCTCCATGCGGTCCAAACCCAGCCACTTGCGCTTCAGCTCGTAGTAGCGGTGGCTGAGGCGGGGGTAGGCCGCGACCACGGCATTGCGCAGGGCCTCGACAACCTCCGGCTCGACATCGTTGGACAGGTGACGGCCGGTCTGGGCGGTGGGCATCCCGCGCCAGCGGTCCATGACCTCCTTCTCCTTGGTCTGCGTGTTGTGGACGCGGGCGAAGGTCCTGATGTTGGCGCCGAAGACGCGGGCCAGTTCGCGGGCGGCGGCCTCGCGCTTGGAGCGGTCCTGATCGGTCAGGTGGTTCAGGGTCGATTCGATGTTCTGCTCTTCACCGTCGATGGTGAAGGTGAGCCCGGCGATGGTCTCGTCAAACAGACGTTCCCACGCGTCGCCGACCACGCCCATGTCGTGCAGGAATTTCTCCATCTCGTCCGACAGCTGGTAGGGCTTCATCGCGCGGATGCGGCGGATGGCGGGCTTGTAGCGCGCGAGGTCCGCGTTTTCGGCGTAGCGGCTGTCGAAGAAGTCATCCTCCAGCCGGTTCAGTTCCAGCGTGAAGAACACCAGCGGCGTCGTGTAGACGGTGATCTTCTCCTGCATGTCGGACAGGAACTTGGCGCGCTCCGGGTCGACGGTCATCTGGTAGTAACGCAGGCCCGCGAAGGACACGATCCGCCCGGCGATGGCCTCGATCCTTTCGTGCCGGTGGATCGCGTCGAGGAACCCCTTCGCGTCCAGCGAGGCCAGCTTGCCCTCGTAATCGGCGGCGAAGCTGCGGCAGGCGTCCTCCAACCAGTCGAGATCGCGTTTCAGTTCCGGCGCGTCTGGGGCGGGGTAGAGATCGGTCAGGTCCCACTCTGGCAGCGGGCCCAGGTCCTTGCCGCCTGCACTGGCATTGGCATCGAAGACGGGACGGGGGGCGGTCATGCGCATAGGGGTACCTCTGTTTGCCATTTGAGCAAGACATAGGTGCCGCATCACGGGGAAGGCAAGGCGAGGTGCCGGATATTTGGGCGAGGGGCATAGCCGAAAGGATTGGAGACGCGCGGCAGGATCGCCCTAAACTGAAAAGGGACACCCGGGGAATCAAACCGGGGCACGCGATATTCATGGGAGGAATTTCAGCATGTCTAACAAACACGTGGTCTTTGGCGCAGGTGGCGTAATCATCGGTCTGCTGGCGGGCGTCGCCGTGGGCGGGGCGGTGAGCGAAAGCAGGATGGCAGAGGCGATCGGCCAGTCGCTGACCCCGGCACAGGAAGCCTCCGCCGAGGCGGCCACCAGCACGCAGGAGGCCCTGGCACGGCTGGAGGAACGGCTTGGCACGCTGGAGCAGGCGGTGAACGACAGCAAGGTCGACCCCGACGCGCTGACAGAGGGCGTGCGCGCCTCGACCGAGGGCATGTCGGCGAAGCTGGACGAGATGCAGACGGCGCTGAGCACGAAGATCTCTGACACGGCGAAAAGCCAGACGGAGGCGATGAAGACCGCGCTGGCCGACATCTCGAGCGGGATCGAGGAAAGCGCGCGCATCGCGGCCTCTGCGGTCGCCTCCGCAGGCGGCGGTGGCGGTTCGGGATCGGGCGGGGATGCCTCCTCCGAGGCGATGAGCGCCAGCGAGACCGCGGAACTGAGCGAGGCCATGGGCGTGGGCCAGACCGCGATTTTCGCGGACGGCGCGCTGCGGGTGTTCGTTTCCAGGCTGGATGCGCAGAGCGGGTCGGCCCGGCTGTCGATCAACGGGGAGCCATCGATGCTGGGTGCCGGCGGTACGACAGAGGCCAGCGTCGGAGAGCAGACCTGCGCAGTTTCGGTCATGGCGCTGACGGATGAGGGCGTGACGCTGGGCTCGGACTGCAAGGGCGCGGCGCAGCAGCAGGCGGCGGCAAGCGAGGCGCCCGAGAATGGCATGAAACCCGGCAACGTCGTCAGCCTTGCCGATGGGGCGGTGCGCGTCTTCCTGTCGTCCGTGGACGATGAGAACGGCATGGCGCGGATCGCTGTCAACGGCGTCAGCACCCAGAGCGTGGCCGTGGGCGACAGCGTCGATGTAACCTCCGGCGACCAGAACTGCACCGTCACCGTGACGGGCATCGGTCAGGGCCAGGCGGCGTTCGAAGCGACCTGCGGCTGAACGGATCCGGCGCGTCCCTTCCAGGGCGCGCCGCGTCTGCGACCTTACGGTCTCAGAACTTCAGGCTGTAGGTGGCGTGCAGCCCGGGGTGGAGCGCCCCGTCTGTGGCTGCAATCGTCACCTTGCCGAACTCCCTGAAGCTGTAGTCGACGGCCAGCCCGTAGGCATCGTCGGTCGCATCTTCGGTGAACTCGCCCATAGCCTCCATCCCGATCTGGTCGGCAAGCGGCACGCGCATGTGCCACGCCACCGCGTCGGGCCGTTCGTTGGCCTCCGGGTGCAGGTACGCGAGCCCGACTTCGCCCCGGTCGAACAGGTAGGTGCCGCCGAACTTGGAGCTTGTGGCGCCATGGTCGTTTTCGCCGGTCCAGACGCTTTCAACGGCGGCCATCAGCCGGTAGCTGTCCCCGTTCCACGTCAGCGCCGCGGAGGCGGAGCGGAAGTCGCCTTTCGAGGCGTCGTGAAGAGAGACGATCCAGTCGAAACCGCCGGCGCTGCCCTCGGCGGAGAGGCCCCACGGGACCGCCGTGCGCCGCATTGCCTCGACCGTGTTGTACGCGCGGGTGTACTCGGCCCGGCTGTAGGCAAGGAAGGGCGCCGTGTCCTCGAACACCGACGGCAGCACGGCGTCATAGGCCGGGCGCAGCGCCCCCAGCCTGTACCGCCCGTCCCAGGCGAAGGCGGCGTAGGTCTCGTGCGGGCGCTTGCCGTCGAGCGAGAACAGGTAAGTGCCGAATTCGAAGGTCAGCGGTGCGCGGGAGGTCAGCGGCACACCAAAGGTCACGTCCGCAAAGCCGATCCCGGGTCCGGGCTTCATGTCCGTCGTGCCGATGGACAGCGTCCCGTGGTAGCTGAATCCACCGAGCGAGGACGTTTGTTCAGGCTCTGCCGCCTGTGTGGCCAGCGGAGCGGCCAGGGAAAGGGCGACCAAGGGCCCGAGGAATCGCTGCATCATGAGCCCCTGAGTGAGACGAGGAATAAAAGCCACGAGTGGATGGCATAGGGAAGGTCGCCGCATGCCTCCGGCCCCCGCATGTGGCCGGAACGGCACGATTTTTGCCGCTTGATGGGCGCCGCTCCGCCGGTTCAGCCGTAGGCGGACAGCATCTCCTGCAGGTCGCCCAGCGTGTTCGCCTCCGCCACCGGCTTGTCGCGCCGCCAGCGGGCCATGCGCGGAAACCGCAGGGCGATACCGGACTTGTGGCGCGGACTGGCCTGAATGCCCTCGAAGGCGATTTCGAAGACGTGTTCGGGACGCACCTGCCGGACCGGGCCAAAGCGCTGCAGCGTGTTGCGGCGCACCCAGTGGGTGATCTCGTCGAACTCCTTGTCGGTCAGTCCGGAGTATGCCTTGGTGAAGGGCACCAGCTCGTTGCCCTTCCAGACCGCAAAGGTGAAGTCGGTGAACAGGTTGGCTCGCCGCCCGTGGCCCTGCTGGGCATAGATCATCACCGCGTCGACCGTTAGCGGGTCGAGCTTCCACTTCCACCAGTCGCCTTTCTTGCGCCCAGACAGATAGGGGGCATTCAGCCGCTTCAGCATCAGCCCTTCGGAGCGGTGTTCGCGCGACGTGCTGCGGGTCTGCGCCAGTGTGTCCCAGTTGTCGAAGGGCAGGGCCGGCGACAGGCGGACGGGCGCGTCAGGGGGCAGGTCCGCCAGCAGGCCGTTCAGCCGTGCGCGCCGTTCCGTCAGCGGCAGATCGCGGATGTCGCGGCCCTCGTGCTCCAGCAGATCGTAGGCCAGAAGCGTGACCGGAGCGTCCTTCAGGAGCTTCTTCGACACCGTCTTGCGCGTGATGCGTGGCTGCAGCGTGGCAAACGGCAGCGGGCCGTCACGCCATGCAAGAATCTCGCCGTCGAAGACACAGCCGTCAGGCAGGAATTCCGCCGCCCGCGCGAACTCGGGGAACCGGTCGGTCAGCAGCTCCTCGCCCCGCGACCAGAGGTGGTGCTGCCCGTCGCGCAGGATCAGCTGGCCGCGTATGCCGTCCCATTTCCACTCTGCCTGCCAATCCTCCGGCGGCCCCAGCGCCTCGGGTGGGTCCTCCAGCTGGTAGGCCAGGTAGAACGGATACGGGCGCGAGGCATCGGCGGCAGGGTCGTCGCGTTCGACGAGATCGTGGAAGGTCGTGGTGTCCGGCGTCCAGCTTCCCATGAGCTTGAGCGCCAGCGCCGCCTCGTCCTGCCCGGTGGCCTGGGCGAGGGCGCGGGTCATCAACTTGCGGCTGACGCCAAGCCGGAAGCCTCCGGTCAGAAGCTTGGTGAACAGGAACCGCTGCGGCGTATCGAGCTGGTCCCAGGCCGCGACGATCTTCGGCTTGCGCTCTTCAAGCGGAAGACGGTTAAGGTCCCGCAACGCATTGATCCAATGGCTCAACGAATAATCGCTGTCCCGCTCCGGGGGCGGCAGGACCAGCGCGATGGTTTCCGCCAGATCGCCGACGATGGGATAACTCTCCTCGAACAGCCACAGCGGGATGCCGGCGCGCTCTGCCGCAAGGCCGCGCAGTTCCGTGGCATTGACCGCGCGCTTGGGGCGACGGCCGGAAAATAACGCGATGCACCACAGCTTGTCCTCATCCGGTGCGTGCCGGAAGTAGTCCGCCAAGGCGTCTGTTTTCACGGATGTTTTCGTGGTCTGGTCGAGGGCGGTGAACAGCCGGGTGAAGCGTTTCATGCCGCGGACTCCGCATCGTCTGCCTCGCCGCCGAACTCGGTCGGGACGACATGGGCGTCATAGCCCTGCTCGCTCAGCCAGCGTGCGAAGATCTCGGTGTAACCATGTGTCGCAAATACGGTTTCCGCGCCGGTGGCCTTGATCGCCTCCTGCAGGCCCGGCCAGTCGGCGTGATCGGAGAGCACGAATCCCCGGTCCATGGCGCGTCGGCGGCGGATGCCCCGCAGCCGCATCCAGCCGGAGGCAAACCCCGTGGACGCATTCCGGAAACGCCGCACCCATTGCCCGCCAAGCGCCGAGGGCGGAGCGATCACCAGCGGGGTCTTCAACGCCTTCAGGTCGAGGTCCGGCGTGACATGCGTGGTGTCGGGCAGGCTATATCCCTGGCCGCGCAACACCTCGTTCGTCGCCTCCACCGCGCCATGCGTCAGGATCGGCCCGATCGGATCGAGAAGCGACAGGAGCCGCTGCGCCTTCCCCAGCGAATAGGCGCCCAGCAGCGCCGTCTTGCCCTCGTCCGCGCAGGCCTGCCACCACGCGTTGATTTCCTTGGCGACCTCCGCCTGCGGTGCCCAGGTGAACACCGGCAGGCCGAAGGTGCACTCGGTGATGAAGGCGTGGCAGCGGACAGGCTCGAAGGGCTCG
This region includes:
- a CDS encoding M3 family oligoendopeptidase — its product is MRMTAPRPVFDANASAGGKDLGPLPEWDLTDLYPAPDAPELKRDLDWLEDACRSFAADYEGKLASLDAKGFLDAIHRHERIEAIAGRIVSFAGLRYYQMTVDPERAKFLSDMQEKITVYTTPLVFFTLELNRLEDDFFDSRYAENADLARYKPAIRRIRAMKPYQLSDEMEKFLHDMGVVGDAWERLFDETIAGLTFTIDGEEQNIESTLNHLTDQDRSKREAAARELARVFGANIRTFARVHNTQTKEKEVMDRWRGMPTAQTGRHLSNDVEPEVVEALRNAVVAAYPRLSHRYYELKRKWLGLDRMEVWDRNAPLPMETDRIVKWPEARSMVMDAYTAFDPRMGEIATPFFEKGWIDAAVKPGKAPGAFAHPTVTDAHPYVLLNYLGKPRDVMTLAHELGHGVHQVLAADQGEMLASTPLTLAETASVFGEMLTFRKMLENAKDQKERKVLLAGKVEDMINTVVRQIAFYDFECKLHEARRGGELTPDDINALWMSVQAESLGEAFDFMEGYETFWAYIPHFVHSPFYVYAYAFGDGLVNALYAAYEEQPEGFQDKYFDMLKAGGSKHHKELLAPFGLDATDPAFWDKGLSMIEGFIDELEAMEE
- a CDS encoding ATP-dependent DNA ligase, with the translated sequence MKRFTRLFTALDQTTKTSVKTDALADYFRHAPDEDKLWCIALFSGRRPKRAVNATELRGLAAERAGIPLWLFEESYPIVGDLAETIALVLPPPERDSDYSLSHWINALRDLNRLPLEERKPKIVAAWDQLDTPQRFLFTKLLTGGFRLGVSRKLMTRALAQATGQDEAALALKLMGSWTPDTTTFHDLVERDDPAADASRPYPFYLAYQLEDPPEALGPPEDWQAEWKWDGIRGQLILRDGQHHLWSRGEELLTDRFPEFARAAEFLPDGCVFDGEILAWRDGPLPFATLQPRITRKTVSKKLLKDAPVTLLAYDLLEHEGRDIRDLPLTERRARLNGLLADLPPDAPVRLSPALPFDNWDTLAQTRSTSREHRSEGLMLKRLNAPYLSGRKKGDWWKWKLDPLTVDAVMIYAQQGHGRRANLFTDFTFAVWKGNELVPFTKAYSGLTDKEFDEITHWVRRNTLQRFGPVRQVRPEHVFEIAFEGIQASPRHKSGIALRFPRMARWRRDKPVAEANTLGDLQEMLSAYG
- a CDS encoding ligase-associated DNA damage response exonuclease gives rise to the protein MTEPVLTFTDRGIYCPAGDFFIDPWRPVARALITHGHADHARPGHGSYLATEAALPVMRHRLGEISAEGIRYGEARRIGDATVSFHPAGHLPGSAQVRVEVGGQVWVASGDYKTTDDGFCEPFEPVRCHAFITECTFGLPVFTWAPQAEVAKEINAWWQACADEGKTALLGAYSLGKAQRLLSLLDPIGPILTHGAVEATNEVLRGQGYSLPDTTHVTPDLDLKALKTPLVIAPPSALGGQWVRRFRNASTGFASGWMRLRGIRRRRAMDRGFVLSDHADWPGLQEAIKATGAETVFATHGYTEIFARWLSEQGYDAHVVPTEFGGEADDAESAA